The nucleotide window GTGAAAACCGGCTAAATAAGGGAAGTAAGCTAGCCTGGAGTGGATCCCATCTACAGACACGACTACATTCTTTGCAATTCTAGCGTCCTCGAAGTAATTTAAATTGCTCAGTTCTAATATTTTCTCATGGATAATGTGATCTCCCTTCCCTCTAGACCCAAGACCCGCTTCTCCTGCTTTAAGTCCGGTGACTGGAAAGGAAAGAAGATGACGGTTATATTCGGAAGACTTAATTGACTTATTGACTTCTTCTATTATAGCATCTGCTATTTCCTCCTTTAACTCAAAGTCTTTACCTTTGTAAAATTCTAACTCTTCTATTATTTTTTTCTTAGCTACATCTATATTTGGATAAAGCTTTCTAGCTATTCCTTCTAAGTCCATATTAAAATAAATAACGTACTTTCAATAATTAAGCATATGAAGGTATTTTCAAGGGAATTCCAAGTAAAAACTAAAACTAGATTTGAAAGTATAGACATTACAGATTTAGTCCAAGAAAATATAAATGGCGTTAATGAAGGGGTAGCCTATGTTATAGTAAAACACACTACTTGTGCAGTAACTATAAATGAAGCGGAAAAAGGGTTAATGAAGGACTATGTGGAATGGGCTAAAAAGCTTGTCCCACCCGATGGAGAGTTCAACCACAACATGATTGATAATAACGGACATGCACACGTGATCTCGTCTATTATAGGGAATTCCAGAGTAATACCAATTACTAATGGGAGACTAGACCTAGGTACATGGCAAAGGGTAATTTTATTAGAGTTCGATGGACCAAGGACTCGTACTATACTCGTTAAAAGTATGGGAGAATAATAGCTTTTTTAGTTGATTTTTACAATATTATTCGGGCTCTGATTATGCCACCATCGCACCTAACAATAATTGATAAAGTAGAATTGTGTACTACTTCTTCATGTATAGAAAAAGTAGTTGATGAGTACCTTACCCTGTTAATCAGAAAAATAAAGGAAAGTGAGAAAACAAGCGATAACTTCAAGCTTTTTGACGGAGAAGAGGACTCTTTAAATGAGAGAGAATTTTTCAATTATTATAAATTTACTGAGACCCTTATTGAAAAAGTGATCGAGAACGATATCGACCTTGAGTTTATA belongs to Stygiolobus caldivivus and includes:
- a CDS encoding secondary thiamine-phosphate synthase enzyme YjbQ translates to MKVFSREFQVKTKTRFESIDITDLVQENINGVNEGVAYVIVKHTTCAVTINEAEKGLMKDYVEWAKKLVPPDGEFNHNMIDNNGHAHVISSIIGNSRVIPITNGRLDLGTWQRVILLEFDGPRTRTILVKSMGE